A section of the Equus caballus isolate H_3958 breed thoroughbred chromosome 21, TB-T2T, whole genome shotgun sequence genome encodes:
- the DIMT1 gene encoding dimethyladenosine transferase isoform X2, whose product MVGDVLKTDLPFFDACVANLPYQISSPFVFKLLLHRPFFRCAVLMFQREFALRLVAKPGDKLYCRLSINTQLLARVDHLMKVGKNNFRPPPKVESSVVRIEPKNPPPPINFQEWDGLVRITFVRKNKTLSAAFKSSAVQRLLEKNYRIHCSVHNIIIPEDFSIADKIQQILTSTGFSDKRARSMDIDDFIRLLHGFNAEGIHFS is encoded by the exons ATGGTGGGTGATGTGTTGAAAACAGACTTGCCATTTTTTGATGCTTGTGTGGCAAATTTGCCTTATCAG atctcttctccttttgtcttcaaGCTGTTGCTACACCGACCTTTTTTCAG ATGTGCTGTACTTATGTTTCAAAGAGAATTTGCGCTCCGACTGGTTGCAAAACCTGGAGATAAGTTATACTGCAGACTCTCAATTAATACCCAGCTGTTAGCACGTGTGGACCATCTAATGAAA GTTGGAAAGAATAACTTCAGGCCACCACCCAAGGTGGAATCCAGTGTTGTAAGGATAGAACCTAAGAATCCGCCACCACCTATCAATTTTCAG GAATGGGATGGCCTAGTAAGGATCACCTTCGTTAGGAAAAACAAGACGCTGTCTGCTGCGTTTAA GTCAAGTGCAGTGCAACGGCTATTGGAGAAAAATTACAGAATCCACTGTTCAGTCCATAATATT ATAATACCAGAAGATTTCAGCATAGCAGATAAAATACAGCAAATCCTAACCAGCACAGGTTTTAGTGACAAGCGGGCCCGTTCCATGGACATAGATGACTTCATCAg
- the DIMT1 gene encoding dimethyladenosine transferase isoform X1 gives MPKIKSGASGRHRERQEQRRELKSAGGLMFNTGIGQHILKNPLIVNSIIDKAALRPTDVVLEVGPGTGNMTVKLLEKAKKVIACELDPRLVAELHKRVQGTPLAGKLQVMVGDVLKTDLPFFDACVANLPYQISSPFVFKLLLHRPFFRCAVLMFQREFALRLVAKPGDKLYCRLSINTQLLARVDHLMKVGKNNFRPPPKVESSVVRIEPKNPPPPINFQEWDGLVRITFVRKNKTLSAAFKSSAVQRLLEKNYRIHCSVHNIIIPEDFSIADKIQQILTSTGFSDKRARSMDIDDFIRLLHGFNAEGIHFS, from the exons ATGCCGAAGATCAAGTCTGGGGCGAGCGGCCGCCATCGCGAGCGGCAAGAACAGCGCCGGGAGCTGAAGAGCGCCGGAG gactcaTGTTCAACACGGGCATTGGGCAGCACATTTTGAAAAATCCTCTCATTGTTAACAGCATTATCGATAAG GCTGCCTTAAGGCCAACTGATGTGGTGCTGGAAGTTGGACCTGGAACTGGCAATATGACTGTAAAGTtgctagaaaaggcaaaaaag GTAATTGCCTGTGAACTTGACCCAAGGCTAGTAGCTGAACTTCACAAAAGAGTTCAGGGCAC gcCTCTGGCCGGCAAACTTCAAGTAATGGTGGGTGATGTGTTGAAAACAGACTTGCCATTTTTTGATGCTTGTGTGGCAAATTTGCCTTATCAG atctcttctccttttgtcttcaaGCTGTTGCTACACCGACCTTTTTTCAG ATGTGCTGTACTTATGTTTCAAAGAGAATTTGCGCTCCGACTGGTTGCAAAACCTGGAGATAAGTTATACTGCAGACTCTCAATTAATACCCAGCTGTTAGCACGTGTGGACCATCTAATGAAA GTTGGAAAGAATAACTTCAGGCCACCACCCAAGGTGGAATCCAGTGTTGTAAGGATAGAACCTAAGAATCCGCCACCACCTATCAATTTTCAG GAATGGGATGGCCTAGTAAGGATCACCTTCGTTAGGAAAAACAAGACGCTGTCTGCTGCGTTTAA GTCAAGTGCAGTGCAACGGCTATTGGAGAAAAATTACAGAATCCACTGTTCAGTCCATAATATT ATAATACCAGAAGATTTCAGCATAGCAGATAAAATACAGCAAATCCTAACCAGCACAGGTTTTAGTGACAAGCGGGCCCGTTCCATGGACATAGATGACTTCATCAg
- the DIMT1 gene encoding dimethyladenosine transferase isoform X3 — protein MLVWQICLIRSLLLLSSSCCYTDLFFRCAVLMFQREFALRLVAKPGDKLYCRLSINTQLLARVDHLMKVGKNNFRPPPKVESSVVRIEPKNPPPPINFQEWDGLVRITFVRKNKTLSAAFKSSAVQRLLEKNYRIHCSVHNIIIPEDFSIADKIQQILTSTGFSDKRARSMDIDDFIRLLHGFNAEGIHFS, from the exons ATGCTTGTGTGGCAAATTTGCCTTATCAG atctcttctccttttgtcttcaaGCTGTTGCTACACCGACCTTT TTTTCAGATGTGCTGTACTTATGTTTCAAAGAGAATTTGCGCTCCGACTGGTTGCAAAACCTGGAGATAAGTTATACTGCAGACTCTCAATTAATACCCAGCTGTTAGCACGTGTGGACCATCTAATGAAA GTTGGAAAGAATAACTTCAGGCCACCACCCAAGGTGGAATCCAGTGTTGTAAGGATAGAACCTAAGAATCCGCCACCACCTATCAATTTTCAG GAATGGGATGGCCTAGTAAGGATCACCTTCGTTAGGAAAAACAAGACGCTGTCTGCTGCGTTTAA GTCAAGTGCAGTGCAACGGCTATTGGAGAAAAATTACAGAATCCACTGTTCAGTCCATAATATT ATAATACCAGAAGATTTCAGCATAGCAGATAAAATACAGCAAATCCTAACCAGCACAGGTTTTAGTGACAAGCGGGCCCGTTCCATGGACATAGATGACTTCATCAg